A genomic region of Trifolium pratense cultivar HEN17-A07 linkage group LG3, ARS_RC_1.1, whole genome shotgun sequence contains the following coding sequences:
- the LOC123913393 gene encoding 60S ribosomal protein L10-like — MGRRPARCYRQIKNKPYPKSRFCRGVPDPKIRIYDVGMKKKGVDEFPFCVHLVSWEKENVSSEALEAARIACNKYMSKFAGKDAFHLRVRVHPFHVLRINKMLSCAGADRLQTGMRGAFGKPLGTCARVAIGQVLLSVRCKDTNSHHAQEALRRAKFKFPGRQKIIVSRKWGFTKFNRVDYLKYKSENRILPDGVNAKLLGCHGPLANRQPGRAFIDASTPTA, encoded by the exons ATGGGGAGAA GACCTGCAAGATGTTATCGTCAGATCAAGAACAAGCCATACCCAAAATCACGGTTTTGCCGTGGTGTTCCTGATCCTAAGATCAGGATTTATGATGTGGGTATGAAGAAGAAAGGTGTTGATGAGTTTCCTTTCTGTGTCCATCTTGTTAGTTGGGAGAAGGAGAATGTTTCCAGTGAAGCATTGGAAGCTGCTCGTATCGCATGTAACAAGTACATGTCGAAATTTGCTGGAAAGGATGCTTTCCACTTGAGGGTTAGAGTTCATCCTTTCCATGTTCTTAGGATTAACAAGATGCTTTCGTGTGCTGGAGCTGATAGGCTTCAGACTGGTATGAGAGGAGCTTTCGGAAAGCCACTTGGTACTTGTGCTAGGGTTGCTATTGGTCAGGTTCTTCTTTCTGTCCGTTGTAAGGACACCAATAGCCATCATGCACAGGAGGCTCTCCGTCGTGCTAAGTTTAAGTTCCCTGGTCGTCAAAAGATCATTGTTAGCAGGAAGTG GGGTTTCACCAAGTTTAACCGTGTTGATTACCTCAAGTACAAGTCTGAGAACAGGATTTTGCCTGATGGTGTGAATGCCAAG CTTCTTGGGTGCCATGGACCATTGGCTAACCGTCAACCTGGAAGAGCTTTCATTGATGCTAGTACTCCTACTGCTTAG